A region from the Salvelinus sp. IW2-2015 linkage group LG19, ASM291031v2, whole genome shotgun sequence genome encodes:
- the LOC111979568 gene encoding caspase-8 isoform X2, translating into MQKLRENKTLITEILSAEPXFILQHVQQAKIVNQREYNNLHVAGHPPETIIINLLDKVMNKGTAKCLDFVTLLQEPNITDTYPRMKEVFNNNLTAPSDPYTTSSTDTTGXAVGMSSEVCQYRMTSXPRGHCLIINNVNFNXMKERQGSDKDEEVLKDVFQWLGFEVTVLLDQTAVQAREGLKSFGNETHGDAFVCCVLSHGGKGVIYGTDDEPISINDLFSPFKGTNCSTLIGKPKAFFIQACRGKDTQARVQLEADTNPGHQIYIPADADFLFAMATVEDYFSFRDPTSGSWFIQTLCKQLKQGCPRGDDILTILTQVNRDVSQKDDRYWDEAAGVYKQAKQMPEPKYTLTKRLVFTVPTQ; encoded by the exons ATGCAGAAGTTGAGAGAGAATAAGACTTTGATTACAGAGATCCTGTCTGCGGAACCTYACTTCATCCTTCAGCATGTGCAGCAGGCGAAGATAGTGAATCAGCGTGAATACAACAACCTACATGTCGCTGGTCATCCCCCAGAGACCATCATCATCAATCTTCTGGATAAAGTGATGAACAAAGGAACGGCAAAATGCCTTGACTTTGTGACCCTGCTGCAGGAACCAAATATCACAGATACCTACCCTAGAATGAAGGAAGTATTCAACAACAACCTCACAGCACCCAGTGACCCATACACAACCTCCAGTACAG ATACTACTGGCRAGGCGGTCGGAATGAGCAGTGAG GTCTGTCAATACCGAATGACCAGCYAGCCACGTGGTCATTGCTTAATCATCAACAATGTGAACTTTAATYAAATGAAGGAAAGACAGGGATCAGACAAAGATGAGG AGGTCCTGAAGGATGTYTTCCAGTGGCTCGGATTTGAGGTGACTGTACTCCTAGACCAGACAGCAGTGCAGGCCCGCGAGGGATTGAAGAGTTTTGGTAACGAGACGCATGGCGACGCCTTTGTCTGCTGCGTACTGAGTCATGGTGGCAAAGGAGTTATCTATGGCACAGACGACGAACCCATCTCCATCAATGACCTCTTTTCACCCTTCAAAGGCACCAACTGCTCCACCCTCATTGGCAAGCCCAAGGCCTTCTTCATCCAGGCATGTAGGGGGAAAGATACCCAAGCTAGAGTGCAGTTGGAGGCAGACACAAATCCAGGTCACCAGATCTACATTCCAGCTGATGCTGATTTCCTGTTTGCCATGGCCACTGTTGAAGACTACTTCTCGTTCAGAGACCCAACCAGTGGGTCCTGGTTCATCCAGACTCTGTGCAAACAGCTCAAACAGGGCTGTCCCAG AGGTGATGACATCCTGACCATCCTAACACAGGTCAATAGAGACGTGAGCCAGAAGGATGACCGATACTGGGATGAGGCGGCCGGGGTATACAAGCAGGCCAAGCAGATGCCCGAGCCCAAGTACACGCTGACAAAGAGGCTGGTGTTCACAGTGCCGACCCAATGA
- the LOC111979568 gene encoding caspase-3 isoform X1 — translation MQKLRENKTLITEILSAEPXFILQHVQQAKIVNQREYNNLHVAGHPPETIIINLLDKVMNKGTAKCLDFVTLLQEPNITDTYPRMKEVFNNNLTAPSDPYTTSSTDTTGXAVGMSSEVCQYRMTSXPRGHCLIINNVNFNXMKERQGSDKDEEVLKDVFQWLGFEVTVLLDQTAVQAREGLKSFGNETHGDAFVCCVLSHGGKGVIYGTDDEPISINDLFSPFKGTNCSTLIGKPKAFFIQACRGKDTQARVQLEADTNPGHQIYIPADADFLFAMATVEDYFSFRDPTSGSWFIQTLCKQLKQGCPRGDDILTILTQVNRDQTVLIGQFPIEKNPVYVNWRSLSREHARDYLRTVSSRGKACAHECLTLTIFSPMVNSLY, via the exons ATGCAGAAGTTGAGAGAGAATAAGACTTTGATTACAGAGATCCTGTCTGCGGAACCTYACTTCATCCTTCAGCATGTGCAGCAGGCGAAGATAGTGAATCAGCGTGAATACAACAACCTACATGTCGCTGGTCATCCCCCAGAGACCATCATCATCAATCTTCTGGATAAAGTGATGAACAAAGGAACGGCAAAATGCCTTGACTTTGTGACCCTGCTGCAGGAACCAAATATCACAGATACCTACCCTAGAATGAAGGAAGTATTCAACAACAACCTCACAGCACCCAGTGACCCATACACAACCTCCAGTACAG ATACTACTGGCRAGGCGGTCGGAATGAGCAGTGAG GTCTGTCAATACCGAATGACCAGCYAGCCACGTGGTCATTGCTTAATCATCAACAATGTGAACTTTAATYAAATGAAGGAAAGACAGGGATCAGACAAAGATGAGG AGGTCCTGAAGGATGTYTTCCAGTGGCTCGGATTTGAGGTGACTGTACTCCTAGACCAGACAGCAGTGCAGGCCCGCGAGGGATTGAAGAGTTTTGGTAACGAGACGCATGGCGACGCCTTTGTCTGCTGCGTACTGAGTCATGGTGGCAAAGGAGTTATCTATGGCACAGACGACGAACCCATCTCCATCAATGACCTCTTTTCACCCTTCAAAGGCACCAACTGCTCCACCCTCATTGGCAAGCCCAAGGCCTTCTTCATCCAGGCATGTAGGGGGAAAGATACCCAAGCTAGAGTGCAGTTGGAGGCAGACACAAATCCAGGTCACCAGATCTACATTCCAGCTGATGCTGATTTCCTGTTTGCCATGGCCACTGTTGAAGACTACTTCTCGTTCAGAGACCCAACCAGTGGGTCCTGGTTCATCCAGACTCTGTGCAAACAGCTCAAACAGGGCTGTCCCAG AGGTGATGACATCCTGACCATCCTAACACAGGTCAATAGAGAC CAGACAGTTCTTATTGGGCAGTTTCCCATTGAAAAAAATCCTGTCTATGTAAATTGGCGTTCCCTCTCACGTGAGCATGCCAGAGATTACCTAAGAACTGTTAGCTCACGCGGGAAAGCATGCGCACACGAGTGCTTGACCTTGACCATTTTTTCCCCAATGGTAAACAGCCTTTATTAG
- the casp8 gene encoding caspase-8 isoform X1: MESAGNTYSSGLMEFFPLPIYRCVCPVQVDVAVRSGRGIQCVMDLRLLSRIDEELDSSEVAALCFLCRDVLKRKRLETVEDGRGLFMRLQEKSLLEDHYFLSQLLSVIGRLDLLRLLETDGRQPEQTAHTQTDACPALSQYRRMLYKVSEDVTKENLTKIKFLLSDKLPRGRLDPCTTALEVLCEMERQDLLTEDRLDELQRILXECDTQLAHTVQQHREARGSVSRQEYSVQPISNQEQQLSSPQSLQSLSISETRPSCEHGQRTRLSSDAMTETQPGSGPDQVTTSPMQSWKTSEMEHYSMTCNPRGTCLIINNHHFMGFSXLTDRPGTEQDEKALHNVFSRLGFKVEVCSDLTEKTMLXAVEELGGRSHIQAEALVVCVLSHGEKGCVLGTDGGEVXIRSLTQPFTSKQCPSLMGKPKLFFIQACQGKGFQRGALLLPSIRQREGRYEADAGAIESVPWDADFLIGMATVEECKSFRNTKEGSIYIQELCKQLEWGADRGEDILSVLTRVNREVSRGVYRDSKQMPEPKYTLTKKLFLPYF; encoded by the exons cCCTGTGCAAGTGGATGTTGCAGTGCGGTCTGGTCGGGGGATCCAGTGTGTYATGGACCTGCGCCTGCTGTCTCGTATCGATGAGGAGCTGGACTCCTCCGAGGTGGCTGCCCTGTGCTTCCTGTGCAGAGATGTGCTCAARAGGAAACGCCTGGAGACG GTGGAGGATGGGCGTGGCCTGTTCATGAGGCTGCAGGAGAAAAGCCTGCTGGAGGACCACTACTTCCTGTCCCAACTCCTCTCTGTCATTGGTCGACTGGACCTTCTCCGCCTCCTGGAGACAGACGGCAGACAGCCGGAGCAAACGGCCCACACCCAGACAGACGCATGCCCTGCCCTCTCACAGTACAG gaggaTGTTGTATAAGGTCTCAGAAGATGTAACTAAGGAGAATCTCACTAAGATTAAGTTTTTGCTGAGTGACAAACTMCCCAGAGGACGACTGGATCCCTGCACT ACGGCCCTGGAGGTGCTGTGTGAGATGGAGAGGCAGGATCTGCTGACAGAGGACAGACTGGATGAGCTACAGAGGATACTGYAGGAGTGTGACACACAGCTGGCCCACACAGTACAGCAGCATAGAGAAG CAAGGGGCAGTGTGTCACGGCAGGAGTACTCtgttcagccaatcagcaacCAGGAACAGCAACTCAGCTCCCCTCAGTCACTACAGAGCCTGTCTATATCAGAGACACGGCCCAGCT GTGAGCATGGGCAACGCACAAGGTTGTCCTCCGATGCAATGACGGAAACTCAGCCTGGGTCTGGGCCTGACCAGGTGACCACTTCACCAATGCAATCCTGGAAGACCTCTGAG ATGGAGCACTATTCCATGACCTGTAATCCTCGGGGGACGTGCTTAATCATCAATAACCACCACTTCATGGGATTTTCAMgtctgacagacagaccaggaacTGAGCAGGACGAGA aggcTCTGCATAATGTGTTCTCCAGGTTGGGGTTTAAAGTGGAAGTGTGTAGCGACCTGACAGAGAAGACCATGTTGGYGGCGGTAGAGGAGCTTGGAGGGCGGAGTCACATACAGGCAGARGCTCTG gtggtgtgtgtgctgtcccATGGGGAGAAGGGTTGTGTGCTTGGGACAGATGGGGGGGAGGTGCRCATTCGCTCCCTCACACAACCCTTCACCAGCAAGCAGTGCCCTTCTCTGATGGGCAAACCCAAACTGTTCTTCATCCAGGCCTGCCAGGGGAAGGGCTTCCAGCGAGGGGCCCTATTACTCCCCTCCATAAGGCAGAGAGAGGGGCGATATGAGGCAGACGCCGGCGCCATCGAGTCCGTCCCCTGGGATGCAGACTTCCTGATCGGTATGGCAACAGTGGAGGAGTGCAAGTCATTCCGAAACACTAAGGAAGGTTCCATCTACATCCAGGAGCTCTGCAAACAGCTGGAGTGGGGAGCGGACAG AGGGGAGGATATTCTGTCGGTGCTGACGCGTGTGAATCGTGAGGTCAGCAGAGGAGTGTATAGAGACTCCAAACAGATGCCCGAGCCCAAGTACACCCTCACCAAGAAACTCTTCCTCCCCTACTTCTGA
- the casp8 gene encoding caspase-8 isoform X2 yields MDLRLLSRIDEELDSSEVAALCFLCRDVLKRKRLETVEDGRGLFMRLQEKSLLEDHYFLSQLLSVIGRLDLLRLLETDGRQPEQTAHTQTDACPALSQYRRMLYKVSEDVTKENLTKIKFLLSDKLPRGRLDPCTTALEVLCEMERQDLLTEDRLDELQRILXECDTQLAHTVQQHREARGSVSRQEYSVQPISNQEQQLSSPQSLQSLSISETRPSCEHGQRTRLSSDAMTETQPGSGPDQVTTSPMQSWKTSEMEHYSMTCNPRGTCLIINNHHFMGFSXLTDRPGTEQDEKALHNVFSRLGFKVEVCSDLTEKTMLXAVEELGGRSHIQAEALVVCVLSHGEKGCVLGTDGGEVXIRSLTQPFTSKQCPSLMGKPKLFFIQACQGKGFQRGALLLPSIRQREGRYEADAGAIESVPWDADFLIGMATVEECKSFRNTKEGSIYIQELCKQLEWGADRGEDILSVLTRVNREVSRGVYRDSKQMPEPKYTLTKKLFLPYF; encoded by the exons ATGGACCTGCGCCTGCTGTCTCGTATCGATGAGGAGCTGGACTCCTCCGAGGTGGCTGCCCTGTGCTTCCTGTGCAGAGATGTGCTCAARAGGAAACGCCTGGAGACG GTGGAGGATGGGCGTGGCCTGTTCATGAGGCTGCAGGAGAAAAGCCTGCTGGAGGACCACTACTTCCTGTCCCAACTCCTCTCTGTCATTGGTCGACTGGACCTTCTCCGCCTCCTGGAGACAGACGGCAGACAGCCGGAGCAAACGGCCCACACCCAGACAGACGCATGCCCTGCCCTCTCACAGTACAG gaggaTGTTGTATAAGGTCTCAGAAGATGTAACTAAGGAGAATCTCACTAAGATTAAGTTTTTGCTGAGTGACAAACTMCCCAGAGGACGACTGGATCCCTGCACT ACGGCCCTGGAGGTGCTGTGTGAGATGGAGAGGCAGGATCTGCTGACAGAGGACAGACTGGATGAGCTACAGAGGATACTGYAGGAGTGTGACACACAGCTGGCCCACACAGTACAGCAGCATAGAGAAG CAAGGGGCAGTGTGTCACGGCAGGAGTACTCtgttcagccaatcagcaacCAGGAACAGCAACTCAGCTCCCCTCAGTCACTACAGAGCCTGTCTATATCAGAGACACGGCCCAGCT GTGAGCATGGGCAACGCACAAGGTTGTCCTCCGATGCAATGACGGAAACTCAGCCTGGGTCTGGGCCTGACCAGGTGACCACTTCACCAATGCAATCCTGGAAGACCTCTGAG ATGGAGCACTATTCCATGACCTGTAATCCTCGGGGGACGTGCTTAATCATCAATAACCACCACTTCATGGGATTTTCAMgtctgacagacagaccaggaacTGAGCAGGACGAGA aggcTCTGCATAATGTGTTCTCCAGGTTGGGGTTTAAAGTGGAAGTGTGTAGCGACCTGACAGAGAAGACCATGTTGGYGGCGGTAGAGGAGCTTGGAGGGCGGAGTCACATACAGGCAGARGCTCTG gtggtgtgtgtgctgtcccATGGGGAGAAGGGTTGTGTGCTTGGGACAGATGGGGGGGAGGTGCRCATTCGCTCCCTCACACAACCCTTCACCAGCAAGCAGTGCCCTTCTCTGATGGGCAAACCCAAACTGTTCTTCATCCAGGCCTGCCAGGGGAAGGGCTTCCAGCGAGGGGCCCTATTACTCCCCTCCATAAGGCAGAGAGAGGGGCGATATGAGGCAGACGCCGGCGCCATCGAGTCCGTCCCCTGGGATGCAGACTTCCTGATCGGTATGGCAACAGTGGAGGAGTGCAAGTCATTCCGAAACACTAAGGAAGGTTCCATCTACATCCAGGAGCTCTGCAAACAGCTGGAGTGGGGAGCGGACAG AGGGGAGGATATTCTGTCGGTGCTGACGCGTGTGAATCGTGAGGTCAGCAGAGGAGTGTATAGAGACTCCAAACAGATGCCCGAGCCCAAGTACACCCTCACCAAGAAACTCTTCCTCCCCTACTTCTGA